A genomic region of Gemmata massiliana contains the following coding sequences:
- a CDS encoding response regulator transcription factor, with the protein MADQKLILVVDDDRELVDAMRAVLERQGYKVIQAHDGHQGKQAIYNARPDLVILDMMMPRMGGYPVLEHFKDKGDAPPIIMVTANEGSRHKVYAEYLGVIDYIRKPFAMERLLETVNKALNSGKPKEEKKEEKKAE; encoded by the coding sequence ATGGCCGACCAAAAGCTGATCCTGGTGGTGGATGACGACCGCGAGCTAGTGGACGCGATGCGCGCGGTCCTCGAGCGCCAGGGTTACAAGGTGATCCAGGCCCACGACGGGCACCAGGGCAAGCAGGCGATCTACAACGCGCGGCCCGACCTCGTGATCCTGGACATGATGATGCCGCGTATGGGCGGCTACCCGGTCCTCGAACACTTCAAGGACAAGGGCGACGCCCCGCCGATCATCATGGTCACGGCCAACGAGGGGAGCCGGCACAAGGTGTACGCCGAGTACCTCGGGGTCATCGACTACATCCGCAAGCCGTTCGCAATGGAGCGCCTGCTCGAGACCGTGAACAAGGCGCTGAATTCGGGCAAGCCGAAGGAAGAGAAGAAAGAAGAAAAGAAGGCCGAGTGA
- a CDS encoding tetratricopeptide repeat protein — protein MEIAPAELTRVRELYTQGRYRQAHDAATALGPLREWSGTTARLIGGRLAIQLAAPKLGRRMHLAAFRATPAYPEAIYYHARYRMERFGPLSTWRFMRNHPDWSDAPPELHADWLALGAFIVARLRDFDRAERLLNRAETITPDRPWPCIERSSVYEFADRLDDAMAAARRSLELQPWFRPGVQSVAHLLLRQGREREALDFLTEADRNLESGLVAAQLAALQTDLGHYTDARRTLDRYAELSPLMEPDVSKWLAARRADSAYFLGEPAAAARFAREVKDEFYDQFAERLETLASTPAKEGVSAAPDSSRMAIKLDFPPAPAVPNVYELLSRFWQHPLPGMNESPPPADGLPDAQERRRAEEAGWVAREFTLSLDAAVALIERRVPFIVTLVEAGFSQPRLCISADSVRGSVSVVDGSDRRPVDAPVGSLVKRFAPFGPRGLVIVPQSEASKLDDLPLTDADEREALYQLQKPLIAHDRSAAESALRVMRDRFTDNKFTTYGELALARYDAHPLRLLEIYDALLTKCPHESTWVLSKASVLRELNRVPEREALLEAESSRFNAEPMVQQTFAQAILPYPNRQADATRLLRRSVQDRPTAAAGYYLLATQLWEEREFDEAAELYRFACTLEEREDQFADAYFRAARATEQVPEALRLFQQRAGRAAIPVPAATRALFQALMDRDEPQQAAAALDQAIRKLQESEAKAPKVEDKEQKGEDRKRTEAGQALGELLLFRAECHASADRFTEAETDLTAAKALVQPITWHKAAVRVARTKPDVATAGAHYLEAVKLEPLVLDAHRTLAALLADTDGRAAARTHLVQACQRFPHHYPLLKLRVEFLSGDAEGDVDSALRDILTEYPNDAWALRQRALVLADRKQTDEALSDVTRAGELEPNHVWYFSVLAQVYKRADRTADALAAIRDGLRRNIDQEPLIAELVQLSRGRREKREALEFLETELRRQPHTGEGLIAFVGTAHHVFQNGGDADDHTRLLDTLEQILDERPDLWHAWSVVVQQMAGLGRLDEAHSLAQEAIERFPLLGKLWLDLAQVCHAMGNAEGRLEALRQAVAVSPGWSLAARELADALDDAEQRDEAITALERATVRNPLDALAHGFLAERLWDEGRSREALDRAKTAVRLEPGYDWAWHAVQMWADRLDEPDEPAELARALARDRAGDPRVWLRLARMLGHPRYNDEVLSALDRAIALEPKNVEAHDLKAERLAEMGRFDAALEAAQPVQFKEDRPIILQGREAWVQARRGNYAAAIPPMQALVAVDPSYVWGWHQLADWYNETGRPENYLEAASELVRLQPHHPTGWTMRGEAKLQTGDREGAKSDLREALKISATYSPAAAILFDAHLADEEFREARVALAVLQEHAGGPEVAVKQIQLACRTDDAETATRAFTEICEGPGTSAYPMQAALSELRGAGWDERAHRVLREAWQSGGPFHPWAPIFWIDSPEGQEADPGDRLRAAEAVIKAYPKFMPGHDSKAEQLALAGRYEEALAACKPAEMGDPLPVELRGRGAWIEARRGDRAKAISIMRQLVSEHPQFVLGWRQLAAWYDSTGRPRDCLEASEQFVKLEPVNPLAYIYRGEARRSVADRRGALADFQKAFDLDPTFEAAGLNLITEQLAAGDVTAAARTLATLQEHASGPLVRLRGIQVACRQGALELAVSQFRELAADPEVSRGTLREAVLAFDSEEWGAKLTDELKELAFTADANADVAGLWADRAVAAGTADAVSERLPDLLAQNPAAGREVVLAYLWALAEAGKPVQGIVQKHNDVLKADDTAWARTGAALVAAGHHGMASAWLADWRDRPDVEAWMLRPLATAFRLLDQDERAADVCRAAVRLGGPEDVLADFRAWLALDLALSGQTAEATAHTAKIDAVLVSDSTRLVLAMAQAVVLMKQSGPDGKAGAFKEAKDAMRVAAAACSAKDVPAGAARAYRRVVSCVAGEAGVLTAKLWAVWQRLAPWVK, from the coding sequence ATGGAAATCGCACCCGCCGAACTGACCCGCGTTCGCGAACTGTACACGCAAGGTCGCTACCGCCAGGCGCACGATGCGGCGACCGCGCTCGGTCCCCTGCGGGAGTGGTCCGGTACGACCGCGCGACTGATCGGCGGGCGCCTCGCGATCCAGCTCGCGGCGCCGAAACTCGGGCGCCGGATGCACCTCGCCGCGTTCCGTGCCACGCCCGCGTACCCCGAAGCGATCTACTATCACGCCCGCTACCGCATGGAGCGGTTCGGCCCGCTGTCCACGTGGCGGTTCATGCGGAATCACCCGGACTGGTCCGACGCGCCGCCCGAACTGCACGCGGACTGGCTGGCCCTCGGTGCGTTCATCGTGGCCCGGTTGCGCGACTTCGACCGCGCCGAGCGCTTGCTGAACCGCGCCGAGACGATCACCCCGGACCGGCCGTGGCCGTGCATCGAGCGGTCGAGCGTGTACGAGTTCGCCGACCGTCTCGACGACGCGATGGCCGCCGCGCGCCGGTCGCTGGAGCTGCAACCGTGGTTCCGGCCCGGTGTTCAGTCCGTTGCGCACCTGCTCCTGCGACAAGGGCGGGAGCGCGAGGCACTCGATTTCCTGACCGAAGCGGACCGGAACCTTGAAAGCGGGCTGGTGGCCGCACAACTTGCGGCGCTTCAGACCGACCTCGGCCACTACACCGACGCCCGGCGCACGCTCGACCGCTATGCGGAATTGTCGCCGCTGATGGAACCGGACGTCTCGAAGTGGCTGGCTGCGCGCCGGGCGGATTCCGCGTACTTCCTCGGTGAACCCGCAGCGGCGGCACGTTTCGCCCGTGAGGTGAAGGACGAGTTCTACGACCAGTTTGCGGAACGGCTGGAAACGCTGGCGAGCACTCCCGCTAAAGAAGGCGTGAGCGCCGCCCCCGATTCTTCGCGGATGGCGATCAAACTCGATTTCCCGCCCGCGCCCGCCGTGCCGAACGTGTACGAGCTGCTGTCACGGTTTTGGCAGCACCCGCTCCCGGGGATGAACGAGAGCCCTCCCCCGGCCGACGGGCTGCCGGACGCACAGGAGCGCCGGCGCGCAGAAGAGGCCGGATGGGTCGCGCGCGAGTTCACGCTCTCGCTCGACGCCGCTGTCGCGCTGATCGAGCGCCGCGTGCCGTTTATCGTCACGCTGGTCGAAGCCGGCTTCTCGCAGCCGCGGTTGTGTATCAGTGCCGATTCCGTGCGCGGATCGGTTTCCGTGGTCGACGGTTCGGATCGCCGACCGGTTGATGCGCCGGTTGGTTCGCTCGTGAAGCGGTTCGCGCCATTCGGTCCGCGCGGTCTCGTGATCGTGCCACAATCGGAAGCGAGCAAACTCGACGACCTGCCGCTCACGGACGCGGACGAGCGCGAGGCACTGTACCAGTTACAAAAGCCGTTGATCGCGCACGACCGGAGCGCGGCCGAGAGCGCCTTGCGCGTCATGCGCGACCGGTTCACCGACAACAAGTTCACGACCTACGGCGAACTCGCGCTCGCCCGGTACGACGCGCACCCGTTGCGCCTGCTCGAAATCTACGACGCGCTTCTGACGAAGTGCCCGCACGAATCGACATGGGTGCTCTCGAAGGCGAGCGTGTTGCGCGAGCTGAACCGAGTTCCGGAGCGCGAGGCGCTGCTCGAAGCCGAGAGTTCTCGCTTCAATGCTGAGCCAATGGTGCAGCAGACGTTCGCGCAGGCGATTCTGCCGTACCCGAACCGGCAGGCCGACGCGACGCGCCTGCTGCGCCGGTCGGTGCAGGACCGCCCGACGGCCGCGGCAGGGTACTACCTGCTTGCGACTCAGTTGTGGGAAGAACGCGAGTTCGATGAGGCCGCGGAGTTGTACCGGTTCGCGTGTACCCTTGAGGAACGCGAGGACCAGTTCGCGGACGCTTACTTCCGTGCGGCCCGTGCCACGGAGCAGGTACCCGAAGCGCTTCGACTGTTTCAACAGCGCGCGGGCCGCGCCGCGATCCCGGTGCCCGCTGCGACCCGGGCGCTTTTCCAGGCCCTCATGGATCGCGACGAGCCGCAACAGGCTGCTGCAGCGCTGGATCAGGCGATTCGTAAGTTGCAGGAATCCGAAGCAAAGGCCCCGAAGGTCGAAGACAAAGAGCAGAAGGGCGAGGACCGCAAGAGAACCGAGGCGGGCCAGGCACTCGGTGAGTTGCTCTTGTTCCGGGCGGAGTGTCACGCCTCCGCGGACCGGTTCACGGAGGCCGAAACCGATCTCACGGCCGCGAAAGCGCTCGTTCAGCCCATTACGTGGCACAAGGCCGCGGTCCGGGTCGCACGGACCAAGCCCGACGTCGCGACCGCCGGCGCCCACTACCTCGAAGCGGTCAAACTCGAACCGCTCGTGTTGGACGCGCACCGCACGCTCGCGGCCCTGCTCGCCGACACCGACGGGCGCGCGGCGGCCCGCACGCACCTCGTGCAGGCGTGCCAGCGGTTCCCGCACCACTACCCGCTGCTCAAGCTCCGGGTCGAGTTCCTGTCGGGCGACGCGGAGGGGGACGTCGATAGTGCGCTGCGGGACATCCTCACTGAGTACCCGAACGACGCTTGGGCGCTCCGCCAGCGCGCACTTGTGCTCGCCGACCGCAAGCAGACCGACGAGGCGCTGAGCGACGTCACCCGCGCGGGCGAACTCGAACCCAACCACGTCTGGTACTTTTCGGTACTCGCGCAGGTTTACAAGCGCGCGGACCGTACCGCTGACGCGCTCGCCGCGATCCGCGACGGGTTACGGCGCAACATCGACCAGGAACCGCTGATCGCGGAACTCGTGCAGCTCAGTCGCGGGCGCCGGGAGAAGCGCGAGGCGCTGGAGTTCTTGGAAACGGAGCTGCGCCGGCAGCCACACACCGGCGAGGGGCTGATCGCGTTTGTCGGTACCGCGCACCACGTGTTCCAGAACGGCGGCGATGCGGACGACCACACCCGCCTGCTCGACACCCTGGAACAGATCCTCGACGAGCGCCCGGATCTCTGGCACGCTTGGTCCGTCGTCGTTCAGCAGATGGCCGGGTTGGGGCGCCTGGACGAAGCCCATTCTCTCGCGCAGGAAGCGATCGAGCGGTTCCCGCTCCTCGGCAAACTGTGGCTCGACCTCGCTCAGGTGTGCCACGCGATGGGCAACGCGGAGGGGCGACTCGAAGCCCTCCGGCAAGCAGTCGCGGTGTCGCCGGGGTGGTCGCTGGCCGCGCGCGAGCTGGCCGACGCGCTCGACGACGCCGAACAGCGCGACGAAGCAATCACCGCGCTCGAACGCGCGACCGTTCGTAATCCGCTCGACGCGCTGGCCCACGGGTTCCTGGCCGAGCGGCTCTGGGACGAGGGGCGATCGCGCGAGGCCCTCGATCGCGCGAAGACTGCGGTGCGCCTGGAACCGGGCTACGACTGGGCTTGGCACGCGGTTCAGATGTGGGCCGATCGATTGGACGAACCCGACGAGCCGGCGGAACTCGCTCGCGCGCTGGCACGCGACCGGGCCGGCGACCCGCGCGTGTGGCTGCGGCTCGCGCGCATGCTGGGGCACCCGCGGTACAACGATGAAGTGCTTTCCGCGCTCGACCGCGCCATCGCGCTCGAGCCGAAGAACGTTGAGGCACACGACTTAAAGGCCGAGCGGCTCGCGGAAATGGGTCGGTTCGACGCAGCACTCGAAGCGGCCCAGCCGGTGCAGTTCAAAGAGGATCGGCCGATCATCTTGCAGGGCCGCGAGGCGTGGGTGCAGGCGCGCCGCGGGAACTACGCTGCCGCGATCCCGCCCATGCAGGCGCTCGTCGCGGTTGATCCGTCCTACGTGTGGGGCTGGCACCAACTGGCCGACTGGTACAACGAGACCGGGCGCCCGGAGAACTACCTCGAGGCCGCGTCCGAACTGGTACGACTCCAGCCGCACCACCCAACCGGCTGGACCATGCGCGGCGAGGCGAAGCTCCAAACGGGGGACCGCGAGGGGGCCAAGAGCGACCTGCGCGAGGCGCTGAAGATCAGTGCCACGTACTCACCGGCCGCCGCCATTCTGTTCGACGCGCACCTGGCGGACGAGGAGTTCCGCGAGGCGCGGGTCGCGCTGGCCGTGCTCCAGGAGCACGCGGGCGGGCCGGAGGTCGCAGTAAAGCAGATCCAGCTCGCGTGCCGCACCGACGACGCAGAGACCGCGACGCGCGCGTTCACCGAAATCTGCGAGGGGCCGGGCACGTCCGCGTACCCCATGCAGGCCGCGCTCAGCGAACTGCGCGGCGCGGGCTGGGACGAGCGCGCACACCGCGTGCTGCGAGAAGCGTGGCAGAGCGGCGGACCGTTCCATCCGTGGGCGCCGATCTTTTGGATCGACTCGCCCGAGGGCCAGGAAGCGGACCCCGGCGACCGGCTCCGCGCGGCCGAAGCCGTCATCAAGGCGTACCCGAAGTTCATGCCGGGGCACGACAGCAAGGCCGAGCAACTCGCGCTCGCAGGTCGGTACGAAGAGGCCCTCGCCGCGTGCAAGCCGGCCGAAATGGGCGACCCGCTGCCGGTCGAACTGCGCGGGCGCGGGGCCTGGATCGAGGCGCGCCGCGGGGACCGTGCGAAGGCCATTTCGATCATGCGGCAACTGGTGTCCGAGCACCCGCAATTCGTCCTCGGCTGGCGCCAGCTCGCCGCGTGGTACGATTCGACCGGGCGGCCCCGCGACTGCCTCGAAGCGAGCGAGCAGTTCGTGAAGCTCGAACCGGTCAATCCGCTCGCATACATTTACCGCGGTGAAGCGCGCCGCAGCGTCGCGGACCGGCGCGGGGCGCTGGCCGATTTCCAGAAGGCGTTCGACCTCGATCCGACGTTTGAAGCGGCGGGGCTGAACCTCATCACCGAGCAACTCGCCGCGGGCGACGTAACGGCGGCGGCACGCACTCTCGCTACGCTCCAAGAGCACGCGAGCGGGCCGCTCGTGCGCCTGCGCGGGATTCAGGTCGCGTGCCGCCAGGGGGCTCTCGAGCTCGCGGTGTCCCAGTTCCGCGAACTCGCCGCCGACCCGGAAGTGAGCCGCGGTACGCTCCGCGAAGCCGTGCTCGCGTTCGACAGCGAGGAGTGGGGCGCGAAGCTCACCGACGAACTCAAGGAACTCGCGTTCACGGCCGACGCTAACGCGGACGTGGCCGGGCTGTGGGCCGACCGCGCGGTCGCGGCGGGGACAGCGGACGCGGTTTCCGAGCGGCTCCCGGATCTGCTCGCGCAGAACCCCGCTGCCGGGCGCGAGGTCGTGCTCGCGTACCTGTGGGCGCTCGCCGAAGCCGGCAAGCCCGTGCAGGGCATCGTACAGAAGCACAACGACGTCCTGAAGGCCGATGACACAGCCTGGGCGCGCACCGGGGCCGCTCTCGTCGCGGCCGGGCACCACGGGATGGCGTCCGCGTGGCTCGCCGACTGGCGCGACCGCCCGGACGTGGAGGCGTGGATGCTGCGCCCGCTGGCGACCGCGTTCCGCTTGTTGGACCAAGACGAGCGCGCGGCCGACGTGTGTCGTGCTGCGGTGCGACTCGGTGGACCCGAGGACGTGCTCGCGGATTTCCGTGCGTGGCTCGCGCTCGACCTGGCGCTGAGCGGCCAAACGGCCGAGGCTACCGCGCACACGGCCAAAATCGATGCCGTCTTGGTATCCGACAGCACGCGCCTGGTGCTGGCAATGGCACAAGCGGTCGTTCTGATGAAGCAGTCCGGACCGGACGGCAAGGCCGGTGCCTTCAAGGAAGCCAAAGACGCCATGCGCGTGGCCGCGGCCGCGTGTTCCGCGAAAGACGTGCCCGCAGGTGCGGCCCGGGCGTACCGGCGCGTGGTGTCGTGTGTGGCGGGCGAGGCCGGCGTGCTCACAGCGAAGCTCTGGGCCGTCTGGCAGCGCCTCGCGCCCTGGGTGAAGTAA
- a CDS encoding TIGR01777 family oxidoreductase: MKIVLPGGSGQVGTILARHFHATGHEVVVLGRKPVQTAWRSVVWDAQTLGPWANELDGADVVINLVGRSVNCRYTPANRREIIESRVRSVQLLGEALARCNRPPRVWLQSSTATIYAHRFDAPNDEATGIIGGNGPNAPDTWDFSIDVATSWEKALDSVHAPHTRKVAMRSAITLSPDREGVFDVLLGLVRRRLGGRSGDGKQFVSWVHEHDFIAAVEFLIQNDAMHGPVNIAAPEPLTNAEFTRVLREAWGVRFGLPAAKWMVELGAWALRTESELVLKSRRVVPGKLLEAGFKFRFPSWPGAARDLCERWRQSASPIR, encoded by the coding sequence ATGAAAATCGTCCTTCCCGGTGGATCGGGGCAGGTGGGCACGATCCTCGCCCGACACTTCCACGCGACAGGGCACGAGGTCGTCGTTTTGGGCCGCAAGCCGGTCCAGACCGCGTGGCGTTCTGTGGTGTGGGACGCCCAGACGCTCGGTCCGTGGGCGAATGAACTCGACGGCGCGGACGTGGTCATCAACCTTGTTGGGCGCAGCGTGAATTGCCGCTACACGCCCGCGAACCGCCGCGAGATCATCGAGTCTCGCGTGCGGTCCGTGCAGCTCCTCGGGGAAGCACTCGCGCGGTGCAACCGCCCGCCGCGCGTGTGGCTGCAATCCAGCACCGCGACCATCTACGCGCACCGCTTCGACGCCCCAAACGACGAAGCGACCGGCATCATTGGAGGCAACGGGCCAAACGCGCCAGATACGTGGGACTTCAGCATTGATGTGGCGACTTCGTGGGAAAAGGCGCTCGACTCGGTCCACGCCCCACACACGCGGAAAGTCGCGATGCGTTCGGCGATAACACTGAGTCCGGACCGCGAGGGCGTCTTCGATGTACTCCTGGGGTTGGTGCGCCGGCGGCTCGGCGGGCGGTCGGGCGACGGCAAACAGTTTGTGTCGTGGGTTCACGAACACGACTTCATTGCGGCGGTGGAATTCCTCATTCAGAACGACGCGATGCACGGACCGGTGAACATCGCCGCGCCCGAACCGCTGACGAACGCGGAGTTCACGCGGGTACTGCGCGAAGCTTGGGGTGTGCGGTTCGGACTTCCGGCCGCGAAATGGATGGTGGAACTCGGCGCGTGGGCGCTACGCACGGAATCGGAATTGGTGCTAAAGAGCCGGCGCGTCGTACCCGGGAAGTTGTTAGAGGCGGGATTTAAGTTCCGGTTCCCGTCGTGGCCGGGAGCCGCGCGCGATCTGTGCGAGCGGTGGCGCCAAAGCGCTTCGCCCATTCGTTAG
- a CDS encoding peptidylprolyl isomerase, translating to MSSRRNPPLNSRRFVPRVEGLEDRTVPSGNVQIAVAGGTLFVAGDDQGNKIWIAGNGREGATVRALDATTTINGQTGPISLGGIRNDLYIRMYGGDDQLLVTGIRNRGALDIDMGAGNDILGVSDAGQRGATVLRGGDGNDNVILNGSIFRRYLFLDTGAGDDTVTASRIGVINFGLANPSGNDFFDRQNSTITRPITVGTVTAGARPVATDTTAPTAVLATTLMSPTTTSPLTYTVTFNEDVTGFDASDLIVTNGTVASVTAQDARTYSVQVTPASAGVVTLTVDANGATDAAGNGNLASNTVVLTFSITDTTAPAAPTFDLATASDSGTVGDLRTDASSVTLTGRAEAGATVRLFQTTVPGTPGAGSPMAEVTAAADGTFSFTNVALNVGPNSFTVRAVDRAGNSSSTFTQTFTRNTPPTVASAIGNQNLAVGAQDLMFTLTNTFADAERVVRMITAYPNGQTGAIDINLFANLTPATVANFLSYNYDGTIFHRLEPNFVLQGGGFTFNDSGTTTATAFPPLAASPPVVNEPNISNTRGTIAMAKLGSDPNSATNQFFFNLGDNSTNLDTQNSGFTVFGQVMHGGQQVVDAIAGLSVFRSLNSPGAGSEASPFPIRSGADTTNFPANVNASDIAIVTTVRELAAVDRMSFAATSSVAGVATASVTNGQLTIHAVASGTTTITVTATDLDGSVTQTQFTVTVP from the coding sequence ATGAGTTCGCGCCGGAACCCCCCGCTCAATTCCCGCCGGTTCGTGCCCCGCGTGGAGGGCCTGGAGGACCGCACGGTCCCGTCCGGCAACGTGCAAATCGCGGTCGCCGGCGGAACGCTCTTCGTTGCCGGTGACGATCAGGGCAACAAGATCTGGATCGCGGGCAACGGCCGCGAGGGGGCCACGGTCCGCGCGCTCGACGCAACGACCACGATCAACGGGCAAACTGGCCCCATCTCGCTTGGGGGGATCAGGAACGACCTCTACATCCGGATGTACGGGGGCGACGATCAGCTCCTCGTCACGGGCATTCGCAACCGGGGGGCGCTCGACATCGATATGGGCGCCGGGAACGACATCCTGGGGGTCTCCGACGCGGGTCAGCGGGGGGCGACGGTTCTGCGCGGTGGGGACGGCAATGACAACGTGATTCTCAACGGCTCGATCTTCCGCAGGTACCTCTTTCTCGATACCGGCGCCGGCGACGATACCGTGACCGCCTCGCGCATCGGGGTCATCAACTTCGGACTGGCGAACCCGTCGGGTAACGATTTCTTTGATCGGCAGAACTCCACCATCACTCGCCCGATCACGGTCGGTACGGTCACCGCTGGTGCCCGCCCGGTCGCGACCGACACCACGGCGCCGACGGCCGTTCTCGCGACCACGCTCATGTCCCCGACCACTACGAGCCCGCTCACGTACACGGTCACCTTCAATGAGGACGTGACCGGGTTCGATGCGTCGGACCTGATTGTCACCAACGGCACGGTCGCGTCGGTGACGGCCCAGGACGCGCGCACGTACTCGGTTCAGGTCACCCCCGCCAGCGCCGGGGTCGTCACCCTGACGGTCGATGCCAACGGCGCGACCGACGCGGCGGGCAACGGGAACTTGGCGTCGAACACGGTGGTGCTCACGTTCAGTATCACTGACACCACAGCCCCGGCGGCCCCAACGTTCGATCTCGCCACCGCGTCCGACAGTGGGACGGTGGGCGACCTCCGCACCGACGCAAGTTCGGTCACCCTTACGGGCCGGGCCGAAGCGGGGGCGACTGTTCGCCTGTTCCAAACCACCGTCCCGGGTACGCCGGGGGCCGGCTCTCCGATGGCTGAGGTGACGGCCGCAGCGGACGGGACGTTCAGTTTCACCAACGTCGCGCTCAACGTCGGTCCCAACAGTTTCACCGTTCGCGCTGTGGACCGCGCGGGCAACAGCAGTTCGACGTTCACGCAGACGTTCACGCGCAACACCCCGCCGACCGTTGCCTCGGCCATCGGCAACCAGAACTTGGCTGTCGGTGCGCAAGACCTGATGTTCACCCTCACCAACACGTTCGCGGACGCGGAGCGGGTCGTCCGCATGATAACCGCGTACCCGAACGGTCAGACCGGGGCGATCGATATCAACCTGTTCGCGAACCTGACGCCCGCGACCGTGGCTAACTTCCTGTCGTACAACTACGACGGCACCATTTTCCACCGGTTGGAACCCAATTTCGTTCTCCAGGGTGGTGGGTTCACGTTCAACGACAGTGGGACGACCACGGCCACGGCGTTCCCGCCACTCGCCGCGTCCCCGCCCGTTGTGAACGAACCGAACATCTCGAACACGCGCGGCACGATCGCGATGGCCAAGCTCGGCAGCGACCCCAACAGCGCGACCAACCAGTTCTTCTTCAACCTAGGCGACAACTCGACCAACCTCGACACTCAAAACAGTGGGTTCACGGTGTTCGGGCAGGTCATGCACGGCGGTCAGCAGGTGGTGGACGCTATCGCCGGCCTTTCGGTGTTCCGGAGCCTTAACTCCCCGGGTGCCGGGAGCGAAGCTTCGCCGTTCCCGATCCGGAGCGGGGCGGACACGACCAACTTCCCGGCCAACGTCAACGCGAGCGACATCGCGATCGTCACCACCGTGCGCGAACTGGCCGCGGTCGATCGGATGTCCTTTGCGGCCACGAGTTCCGTTGCGGGCGTCGCGACGGCGAGCGTCACGAACGGCCAACTGACGATCCACGCGGTGGCGAGTGGCACGACGACGATTACCGTGACCGCGACCGACCTCGACGGCTCGGTCACCCAGACCCAGTTCACGGTTACCGTGCCCTAA